In Ignavibacteria bacterium, the sequence TTCCAATACCATTACGGGTGATAATTATACTGTAATAAAATATAGTTCTTCGGGTGATACTTTATGGGTCAGAAGTTATAACGGACCGGTAAATGGTGTAGATAATCTGAATTCCATGTCAATAGATATGAATAGTAATGTTTATGTTACCGGAAGAAGTGAAGGGAGTAATGGAATAGATACAACATTTGATTTAGCGACAATTAAATACAATGCAATGGGTGTGTTACAATGGGCTCAAAGATATAACGGACCGGCAAACGGAAACGAAGAAGGCTTTAGTATTGATGTTGATAATGCGGGGAATGTGTACGCGACCGGTTCAAGCAAAGGGTTTACTACTGCTTCTGATTACTTAACAATTAAATACAGCAGTTCTACAGGTGACCCTCAATGGGTTCAGAGATATTCGGGTATTATTAGCGGAAGTATTAACACAGCCAGTTCTATTACAATAGATATTTATGGCAATGTTTATATCACGGGTCATAGTGGAGATAACATGCCAAATCAATACGATTATGCGACAATTAGATACAATCCGGATGGAAATGTTCAGTGGATTCAGAGATACAACGGCCCGGCAAACGGAATAGATTGGGTTCATTCAATAGCAATTGATTCTGTTGGTAATGTTTATGTGACTGGGGAAAGTTCAGGAATAAACTCAGGAATGGATATTGCCACTATAAAATATTCTCAAACAATCGGGATACATCCAATCAGCACAGAAATTCCGGTTGAATATACTTTGCAGCAAAACTATCCTAACCCGTTTAACCCGGTTACTAACATTATTTTCAGTATTCCAAAAAAAGGTATTGTTAAGTTTACAGTATTTGATGCTGCCGGCAGAGAAACAGCTGTGCTGTTTAACGGAGAGCTTTCGGCAGGTACTTATAATTACGATTTCGATGCCTCACAATTAGCCAGCGGAATATATTTTTATAGGCTTGAAGCAGGTGAATTTACGCAGACCAAGAAAATGGTGCTTTTAAAATAATTAAAACTTTGTTTAAATTAAGATCCTCAAAGCAGTTCAAGTTTTTCCAATAACCATTCCCGGTAAAGAATACTTTCTGTTTTGAGGATTTCTTTTTTCAGTATACTTTGTTCGTCCTTTATATTACCTGTTTTGGCTTTTACGATCTTTGAGGTAAAGCTGATAAAACCGGTACACAATAA encodes:
- a CDS encoding SBBP repeat-containing protein encodes the protein MKILIVLLVLLVSSSMGQVTQQWVQRYNGSWNRSDLGKSVTVDKTGNVYVIGSTANGITTDVITIKYNTSGSMLWLQIYNGPGEDVDHGEAIKVDDAGNVYVTGSSRGLTSRVDYVTIKYDSNGILKWVQRFDGTTSMHDYPTDIAIDNSGNVYVTGWSSNGALFDDFATVKYNSEGILQWVNRYNGPGSSTDIARSIAVDLTGNIYVAGYSSNTITGDNYTVIKYSSSGDTLWVRSYNGPVNGVDNLNSMSIDMNSNVYVTGRSEGSNGIDTTFDLATIKYNAMGVLQWAQRYNGPANGNEEGFSIDVDNAGNVYATGSSKGFTTASDYLTIKYSSSTGDPQWVQRYSGIISGSINTASSITIDIYGNVYITGHSGDNMPNQYDYATIRYNPDGNVQWIQRYNGPANGIDWVHSIAIDSVGNVYVTGESSGINSGMDIATIKYSQTIGIHPISTEIPVEYTLQQNYPNPFNPVTNIIFSIPKKGIVKFTVFDAAGRETAVLFNGELSAGTYNYDFDASQLASGIYFYRLEAGEFTQTKKMVLLK